The proteins below are encoded in one region of Bdellovibrio bacteriovorus:
- the rpsR gene encoding 30S ribosomal protein S18, with protein sequence MKKTTRSKYRQEFSGDHVFDYKDPASLTRFIGDGGKITPSRISKLSVAQQKKVAAAVKKARNLALLPSGSDAYDTFHRAEAISPVPFEI encoded by the coding sequence ATGAAAAAGACAACTCGTAGCAAATACCGTCAAGAATTCTCCGGCGACCACGTATTCGATTACAAAGATCCAGCATCTTTGACTCGTTTCATCGGTGACGGTGGTAAAATCACTCCATCTCGCATCTCTAAACTATCAGTAGCTCAACAAAAGAAAGTGGCTGCTGCAGTTAAAAAAGCTCGTAACCTAGCTCTATTGCCTTCTGGTTCAGACGCTTACGATACTTTCCACAGAGCTGAAGCAATCTCTCCAGTTCCTTTCGAGATCTAA
- a CDS encoding S8 family peptidase, which translates to MTWRPWSYFLFLFFLSFSAGASNSFIDPENLRLKKIISYGGANYLTGKNIKVAVIDSGVSLPESYDAQILPGWDAFDNDTTFEDSDGHGTAVAGIILSLAPQAQIMSVRAFNQGMGSIAAAIEGFKFAVDQGVFIVNCSFSLSEDILRQMRASVGPERFKRTLLIWSSGNQSWQLPDFEESWPNVIVVGATNLNPPISRVFYSNTGSVVDVLAPAGDPGDGLTTWTPQGDYRTFNGTSGAAPVVAGLAVLYKEQNAGASPAAIKRAIVESSCRGVVNSARLLSISEACPAL; encoded by the coding sequence ATGACATGGCGTCCTTGGAGCTATTTTCTATTTCTGTTTTTCCTATCCTTTAGCGCTGGCGCTTCAAACTCTTTCATTGACCCAGAAAATCTTCGACTTAAAAAAATAATTTCTTACGGTGGGGCGAACTATCTTACTGGCAAAAACATCAAAGTCGCCGTCATTGATTCGGGAGTTTCGTTGCCTGAATCCTATGATGCCCAAATACTTCCGGGCTGGGATGCCTTTGACAATGATACGACCTTTGAAGATTCCGATGGGCATGGGACTGCGGTAGCGGGAATAATTCTGTCTTTAGCTCCGCAGGCGCAAATCATGTCTGTGCGAGCGTTCAATCAAGGAATGGGTTCTATCGCTGCCGCTATTGAGGGATTTAAGTTTGCTGTGGATCAAGGCGTTTTTATTGTGAATTGCTCCTTTTCCCTGAGCGAAGATATTCTGCGACAGATGCGGGCTTCGGTGGGCCCTGAGCGCTTTAAACGAACTCTGTTGATTTGGTCTTCAGGCAATCAGTCATGGCAGCTTCCTGATTTCGAAGAGTCTTGGCCCAATGTTATTGTTGTAGGAGCAACGAATCTGAATCCACCGATCTCTCGCGTTTTTTACTCTAACACGGGCTCCGTTGTTGATGTCTTAGCGCCTGCCGGGGACCCCGGGGATGGCCTGACGACATGGACTCCTCAAGGCGACTACCGAACATTCAATGGAACTTCCGGGGCAGCTCCCGTCGTGGCGGGGCTTGCGGTTTTGTATAAAGAGCAAAACGCCGGGGCTTCACCCGCGGCTATCAAGCGCGCCATTGTCGAATCTTCTTGTAGGGGAGTTGTAAACTCCGCACGTCTGCTTAGCATTTCTGAAGCTTGCCCGGCATTGTGA
- a CDS encoding transporter substrate-binding domain-containing protein, with the protein MRYVRSIFLCFVGLVCSVVSKAESISLVATTGYKDVEAYKEAVEFVADSIQSVGITVKLIELPRKRNAAEVNNGTFDALPIRGLEDAQEFPNVITSSIPVAFTNFRMMWLKDKTVNGSEIHKYSGAIVLNNATLQARVKKVGLKVTEVNVGYAELLKLLNSKRVDYVIMPEEIIESLKAASPKLAEGVQVSESIFVRTPLYFTMHKKHKDLMVKIEEGLRKSLKGDLSKYPFIRHSLNVKLEKE; encoded by the coding sequence ATGCGGTATGTACGTTCTATCTTTTTGTGTTTCGTGGGGCTGGTCTGTTCTGTGGTTTCAAAGGCCGAATCCATCTCCTTAGTCGCGACGACAGGTTATAAAGATGTTGAGGCTTATAAAGAGGCCGTGGAGTTTGTTGCTGATTCCATCCAAAGCGTGGGAATCACCGTCAAGCTCATAGAGCTTCCCAGAAAGCGCAATGCTGCTGAAGTGAATAATGGAACTTTTGACGCTTTACCTATTCGCGGACTAGAAGATGCCCAAGAATTTCCCAACGTCATTACCTCAAGTATACCTGTTGCCTTCACCAATTTTCGAATGATGTGGCTTAAAGACAAAACCGTGAACGGTTCGGAGATTCATAAATACTCTGGGGCGATCGTGTTAAACAATGCCACTCTTCAGGCAAGAGTTAAAAAAGTCGGACTTAAGGTCACAGAGGTGAACGTTGGGTACGCTGAACTTTTAAAGCTCTTGAATTCTAAAAGGGTTGATTACGTCATCATGCCTGAAGAGATTATTGAAAGCCTCAAGGCGGCAAGTCCAAAGCTCGCTGAAGGTGTGCAAGTCAGTGAGAGCATTTTTGTGCGCACCCCTCTTTATTTTACGATGCACAAAAAACACAAGGATCTGATGGTGAAGATTGAAGAAGGTCTTCGCAAATCTTTAAAAGGGGATTTATCAAAGTACCCCTTCATACGGCATTCTTTGAATGTAAAGTTAGAGAAAGAATAA
- a CDS encoding DEAD/DEAH box helicase, whose protein sequence is MNNFSEFGLLPSLLKTLKTQRIFTPTEIQRMAIPLLMSGQSVVGVSETGSGKTLTYALPLLNMLKKLEEDGEPVKAEAAPRALVMVPSRDLGEQVAKVFKTFTHETRLRVRPALGGMSMEQTIRNISGSFEILLATPGRLIQLLNKKLIDLSDVRVLVFDEADQMLDKGFLTDSNYIVDTCPQDIPLALFSATVSKNVEEMMNSLFAKAEVIRSGGSGKTAKTLTTKNETVIDGLRWPIFEKLLKKKIEGGTIVFANTREQCDKIAKEMTDKGYKCLLYRGEMDKNERRTNLKKFRSGEVDLLISTDLAARGLDVQHVGRVINYHLPQQLDNYLHRAGRTARAGREGLVVNLVTERDLPLIAKIEGKGQTAKELKSRFKDKDGKRLHVKRDEKAVKKK, encoded by the coding sequence ATGAATAATTTCTCAGAATTCGGTCTATTACCTTCTCTTTTAAAAACTCTTAAAACGCAGCGTATTTTTACGCCGACAGAAATTCAGCGCATGGCCATTCCCTTGCTCATGTCGGGTCAATCCGTTGTCGGTGTTTCTGAAACTGGCAGTGGTAAGACACTGACCTATGCTCTGCCACTTTTAAACATGCTTAAAAAATTGGAAGAGGACGGGGAGCCAGTGAAGGCTGAGGCAGCTCCGCGCGCGCTGGTGATGGTGCCGTCTCGCGACCTCGGCGAACAGGTGGCCAAGGTCTTTAAGACTTTTACTCATGAAACCCGTCTGCGTGTGCGTCCGGCTTTAGGCGGGATGAGCATGGAACAAACGATTCGCAACATTAGCGGCTCTTTTGAGATTTTGTTAGCCACCCCGGGACGCTTGATTCAACTGCTGAATAAAAAGCTGATTGATTTATCGGACGTGCGTGTTTTGGTTTTTGATGAAGCGGATCAGATGTTGGATAAAGGATTTTTGACGGATTCGAACTATATCGTGGATACCTGTCCTCAGGATATTCCATTAGCACTTTTTTCCGCGACAGTTTCCAAGAATGTTGAAGAGATGATGAACTCGCTTTTTGCTAAGGCGGAGGTCATTCGTAGTGGTGGTAGCGGTAAAACCGCAAAAACTCTGACGACAAAGAATGAAACCGTGATTGATGGCCTTCGTTGGCCTATCTTTGAAAAGCTTTTAAAGAAGAAAATCGAAGGTGGAACCATTGTCTTTGCGAACACACGTGAGCAATGCGACAAGATCGCCAAAGAAATGACGGATAAAGGCTACAAGTGCCTTCTTTATCGCGGTGAAATGGATAAAAACGAACGTCGAACAAATCTTAAAAAATTTCGCAGCGGAGAAGTCGACCTGTTGATTTCGACAGACTTAGCGGCTCGCGGTTTAGATGTACAACACGTCGGCCGAGTTATTAACTATCATCTTCCGCAACAACTGGATAACTATCTTCACAGAGCGGGACGCACAGCACGCGCCGGTCGTGAAGGCTTGGTCGTCAATCTTGTCACTGAGCGCGACCTCCCATTGATCGCGAAAATCGAAGGCAAAGGCCAAACGGCGAAAGAATTGAAATCTCGCTTTAAGGACAAAGACGGCAAACGCCTACACGTGAAGCGCGATGAGAAAGCCGTGAAGAAGAAATAG
- a CDS encoding HD domain-containing protein gives MIEVQLLKAVEFAAEAHVGHKRKSSDEPYINHLIRVAHQAAKAGLSLEAVEASLLHDILEDTSVTAEDLEQAFSKRVVDLVELMTQWWPDDAPQNLKRTEIPKYYAAILKDPEAIAIKLLDRADNLREMARTIDIVPRWAQRYLKKSEMEMEELLNQSQHLFAVEDCRRALEELRRALMKHKPSRSLDV, from the coding sequence ATGATCGAGGTTCAACTTCTTAAAGCTGTCGAATTTGCCGCCGAGGCGCATGTGGGACACAAGCGCAAATCAAGTGATGAACCTTATATAAATCATTTGATTCGTGTTGCTCATCAAGCAGCGAAGGCCGGTCTGTCATTAGAGGCAGTCGAAGCCTCTTTACTTCACGACATTCTTGAAGATACCAGTGTTACCGCGGAAGACCTGGAACAGGCGTTTAGCAAACGGGTGGTAGACCTGGTAGAGCTCATGACTCAGTGGTGGCCCGACGATGCCCCCCAAAATTTGAAACGCACGGAAATTCCAAAGTACTATGCAGCGATATTAAAAGATCCTGAAGCCATTGCGATCAAACTTTTGGATCGGGCAGACAACTTGCGAGAGATGGCTAGAACAATCGATATTGTACCAAGGTGGGCGCAACGATATCTCAAAAAATCAGAGATGGAGATGGAGGAGCTGTTAAATCAATCCCAACATCTCTTCGCGGTCGAGGACTGCCGGCGCGCACTTGAAGAGTTGCGCCGGGCTCTTATGAAACATAAGCCTTCTAGGTCACTGGATGTTTAG
- the rpmB gene encoding 50S ribosomal protein L28, whose translation MSKCEITGKGPVVKNLVSHSNIKTKSTAQPNVQKKRIFSRVLNQMVRLQIATSAIRDMEHMGGFDNFILNSDDAKLSKRAMAVKLRIKKKISTKK comes from the coding sequence ATGAGCAAATGTGAAATTACTGGAAAAGGCCCTGTTGTAAAAAACTTGGTGTCTCACTCCAACATTAAAACTAAATCAACAGCTCAACCAAATGTTCAAAAAAAACGCATCTTTAGCCGTGTTTTGAACCAAATGGTGAGATTGCAAATCGCAACTAGCGCGATCCGTGACATGGAGCACATGGGCGGTTTCGACAACTTTATTCTTAATTCTGACGACGCTAAGCTTTCTAAAAGAGCTATGGCTGTTAAATTGAGAATCAAAAAGAAAATCTCTACTAAGAAGTAA
- a CDS encoding MerR family transcriptional regulator, translating into MMKNWLTISEFGELTGLSVKALRLYEEKGILSPHTRSESRYRVYTTEQVSAAKRIVHYKHLGFTLEQIKTLLRETNEQSLQELLEARLYESRKSAAQMQQQIKSLESILTSLNQDKELSETERTQVMENILEISENNLKRKGVVDEHALLQVREEISLYSHEKKQVIAGIREIIEYAKKENILLGPGRGNSAGSLVLFAEGYSKRNPMDYGLLPELFSATKFVWLDVEYSRHEEIGRMCDELTQKTGVEVIAFRSPLLDIFKSLEKQIGKVEFNSFSDYDPMILQAPKNGTRGLFWLDWNPNFHAHQNSSVEWREKSRWKNEELEEFFKVNSFESPMDYMVQDCLMSLGMREEFFAYPQRRASDCPSSLPELKDTKGLLIFREDWLKILARTTGVSILEANRIQRAIAKNENAPEFSVLEEVENTELRKLLLSTCKSVYSKAHSVNGWLQYKQTAILKGLWPKEYLATVEAWEKEHGLVWFEFGYKPTPHEFYLKA; encoded by the coding sequence ATGATGAAGAACTGGCTTACTATCAGCGAATTTGGCGAACTCACAGGGCTTTCGGTTAAAGCTTTGCGCCTCTATGAAGAAAAGGGGATTTTATCTCCGCATACTCGGAGTGAAAGCCGTTATCGCGTGTATACGACCGAGCAAGTCTCGGCGGCGAAACGCATTGTGCACTACAAACATCTTGGTTTTACGCTTGAGCAAATTAAGACATTGTTGCGCGAAACTAACGAGCAATCACTGCAAGAACTCCTAGAAGCGCGTCTTTATGAGAGTCGCAAAAGTGCCGCCCAAATGCAGCAACAGATAAAAAGCCTGGAATCCATTTTGACCTCTTTAAACCAAGACAAGGAATTGTCAGAGACAGAGAGGACTCAAGTTATGGAGAACATCCTAGAAATCAGCGAGAACAATCTAAAAAGAAAAGGCGTTGTTGATGAGCATGCTCTTTTACAAGTGCGTGAAGAGATCTCGCTTTATTCCCATGAGAAAAAGCAAGTTATTGCTGGCATTCGCGAGATTATCGAATACGCAAAAAAAGAAAATATTCTTTTAGGCCCTGGGCGCGGAAATTCGGCAGGCAGTTTAGTTTTATTTGCCGAAGGTTATTCAAAAAGAAATCCTATGGACTATGGGTTATTGCCCGAGCTTTTTAGTGCCACTAAATTTGTTTGGCTGGATGTCGAGTATTCTCGTCATGAAGAAATTGGTCGGATGTGTGATGAACTCACGCAAAAAACTGGCGTCGAGGTCATCGCCTTTCGAAGTCCCCTTTTAGATATTTTTAAATCCCTTGAAAAACAAATCGGCAAAGTGGAGTTTAATTCCTTTTCCGACTATGACCCGATGATTTTACAAGCCCCTAAAAATGGTACGCGAGGTCTTTTCTGGCTCGACTGGAATCCTAATTTCCACGCACATCAGAATAGTTCTGTTGAATGGCGTGAAAAATCTCGATGGAAGAATGAGGAGCTTGAAGAGTTCTTTAAAGTAAATAGCTTTGAAAGCCCTATGGATTATATGGTTCAAGACTGTTTAATGTCGCTGGGAATGCGCGAGGAGTTCTTTGCTTACCCACAGCGAAGGGCGAGCGATTGTCCCAGCTCTTTACCGGAACTGAAGGACACCAAGGGCTTATTAATATTCCGTGAGGACTGGCTTAAAATTCTTGCAAGAACGACAGGAGTTTCAATTCTTGAAGCGAACAGGATTCAAAGAGCGATCGCTAAAAATGAAAATGCGCCTGAGTTTTCAGTTCTTGAAGAGGTGGAGAACACTGAGCTTAGAAAATTATTACTTTCAACTTGCAAGAGCGTCTACTCAAAGGCTCATTCGGTGAATGGGTGGCTTCAGTACAAGCAAACAGCAATTTTGAAAGGACTTTGGCCAAAAGAGTACCTTGCGACAGTTGAAGCTTGGGAAAAAGAACATGGCCTGGTTTGGTTTGAGTTTGGATACAAACCCACTCCCCACGAATTTTATTTAAAAGCTTAG
- a CDS encoding carbon-nitrogen hydrolase family protein, which translates to MSSSSELVVAAVQMTSIDDVDANLMQMEALLEETFRQSQPRLVCFPENCLYLRLKEGEKIEGFALDHSAFKSLSEAAKKYNTFLHLGSVPLFVEGHLYNSSMLITPLGEVRPTYQKLHLFDIQLEGQKPIRESDVFRHGQRPNILDIDGWKIGEAICYDVRFAELFSQYARKEVDVILLPAAFLVKTGEAHWEILLRARAIENQSYVVAAAQGGTHTSSHGGTRETYGHSLLIDPWGTVVGQIEKRAPGIAVAKFTKDRIDKVRAQIPMKFHRRLPVG; encoded by the coding sequence ATGAGTTCTTCCTCTGAGTTGGTGGTCGCAGCAGTGCAAATGACATCGATTGACGATGTCGACGCCAACCTTATGCAGATGGAAGCTCTTCTTGAAGAAACCTTCCGACAATCTCAACCTCGTCTGGTCTGCTTTCCTGAAAATTGCCTGTATTTGCGACTGAAAGAGGGCGAAAAAATCGAAGGTTTCGCCTTGGATCACTCGGCCTTCAAGTCACTTTCTGAGGCCGCAAAAAAATATAATACGTTTTTGCACCTGGGTTCGGTGCCTCTTTTTGTAGAGGGGCATTTGTATAATTCTTCCATGCTGATCACTCCACTTGGAGAAGTTCGACCCACTTATCAAAAGCTACATCTTTTCGACATCCAACTCGAAGGACAAAAACCTATTCGGGAATCCGATGTTTTTCGTCATGGTCAACGCCCGAATATCTTGGACATTGATGGGTGGAAAATTGGCGAAGCGATTTGTTATGATGTGCGATTTGCCGAGCTATTTTCTCAGTATGCTCGCAAGGAAGTGGATGTGATTTTATTGCCCGCAGCTTTTCTTGTTAAAACGGGAGAGGCCCATTGGGAAATCCTGCTGCGAGCAAGAGCGATTGAGAATCAGTCTTATGTCGTCGCCGCGGCACAGGGTGGTACGCACACAAGTTCTCATGGTGGCACTCGCGAAACTTACGGGCATTCTTTGTTGATTGATCCTTGGGGAACCGTTGTGGGACAAATTGAAAAGCGGGCGCCAGGCATCGCGGTTGCGAAGTTCACAAAAGATCGCATCGACAAAGTGCGCGCGCAAATCCCGATGAAGTTCCATCGTCGCTTGCCGGTGGGCTAA
- a CDS encoding electron transfer flavoprotein-ubiquinone oxidoreductase, whose product MSIYTELPEGVTRETMDVDVLIVGGGAAGLSCALHLQNQIQKHNEDIFAGRKQGEQIPDQMIVVLEKASEIGAHSFSGAVLNPRALSELIPNFKDEGCPIDSEVKKDAVYYLGSDFSFKLPITPPPFHNEGNYIISLSKFNRWLATKCEEKGINIFPGFAAVEALYEGNKIVGVRTGDKGRDKNGKPKANFEPGLILKSKVTIFAEGTRGSLFKQVEKKLNLRAGKNPDVYEEGVKEVIQMPAGTVEAGQVIHTLGFPLSKSIGGTFIYTLPGDKIIVGLVAYLDSEDPLLDPHRELQKLKTHPFLQSMLKGGKVVAYGGKTLPAGGWYSMPKLYGDGFMVCGDSASMVDVQKLKGIHLAMKSGMQAADTIMEGLAKGADFSEAVTQGYEKRIESSYVKDDLYRVRNFHQTLSKGMFASMPLLALQEISGGRGLHDFMKIDHIDADTTEKVVDVWGPYGLDHEDNKLPKPDGELFFDKLSSVYLTGTMHDEDSPNHLILKDGDICRSVCEPQYKSPCNHFCPASVYEMVPSTVEAGKKDLQINYTNCIHCKTCDIKCPFENIEWTVPEGGGGPQYRET is encoded by the coding sequence ATGTCAATCTATACTGAACTACCAGAAGGCGTAACTCGCGAGACTATGGACGTTGACGTTTTGATCGTCGGCGGCGGAGCTGCGGGACTTTCTTGCGCGCTTCACTTGCAAAATCAAATTCAAAAACACAACGAAGACATTTTCGCGGGTCGCAAACAAGGCGAACAAATTCCTGATCAAATGATCGTGGTTTTGGAAAAGGCTTCTGAGATTGGTGCGCACAGTTTTTCCGGCGCCGTTTTAAATCCAAGAGCTTTGAGTGAACTTATTCCTAACTTCAAAGACGAAGGTTGCCCTATCGATTCCGAAGTTAAGAAGGATGCTGTTTATTATCTAGGTTCTGATTTCTCTTTCAAACTTCCGATCACTCCGCCTCCATTCCATAATGAAGGCAACTACATCATCTCTTTAAGCAAGTTCAACCGCTGGTTGGCAACGAAGTGTGAAGAGAAGGGCATCAACATCTTCCCAGGTTTCGCTGCGGTGGAAGCTCTTTATGAAGGAAATAAAATCGTCGGTGTTCGTACGGGTGATAAAGGCCGTGATAAAAATGGCAAACCTAAAGCGAACTTCGAACCAGGTTTGATCTTGAAGTCCAAAGTCACGATCTTCGCAGAAGGAACTCGTGGATCTTTGTTCAAACAAGTGGAAAAGAAATTGAACCTTCGCGCCGGTAAAAATCCAGATGTGTACGAAGAGGGCGTTAAGGAAGTGATCCAAATGCCAGCGGGTACAGTGGAAGCGGGCCAAGTGATTCACACTTTGGGGTTCCCTCTTTCTAAGTCTATCGGTGGAACTTTCATTTATACTCTTCCAGGGGACAAGATCATCGTAGGTCTTGTAGCTTACCTGGATTCTGAAGATCCTCTATTGGATCCACATCGTGAACTGCAAAAACTTAAAACTCATCCGTTCCTGCAAAGCATGCTCAAGGGCGGTAAAGTGGTCGCTTACGGTGGTAAGACTTTGCCAGCCGGTGGTTGGTATTCTATGCCGAAGCTTTACGGCGATGGATTCATGGTTTGCGGAGACTCTGCAAGCATGGTCGATGTACAAAAGCTCAAAGGCATCCACTTGGCGATGAAGTCGGGTATGCAAGCCGCTGACACCATTATGGAAGGTTTGGCGAAGGGTGCGGATTTCTCTGAAGCTGTTACCCAAGGTTATGAAAAGCGTATTGAGTCTTCTTATGTGAAAGACGATCTTTACCGCGTTCGTAACTTCCACCAAACTTTAAGCAAAGGAATGTTTGCATCTATGCCGCTTTTGGCATTGCAAGAGATCTCGGGTGGTCGCGGTCTTCATGATTTCATGAAAATCGATCATATCGACGCCGATACGACTGAAAAGGTCGTCGACGTTTGGGGTCCTTATGGTCTAGATCATGAGGATAATAAGCTGCCTAAGCCTGACGGAGAGCTTTTCTTTGATAAGCTTTCTAGTGTGTATTTGACGGGCACTATGCACGACGAGGATTCTCCTAATCACTTGATCCTTAAGGATGGGGATATCTGTCGTTCGGTATGTGAGCCTCAGTACAAATCACCGTGTAATCATTTCTGCCCAGCCTCTGTATACGAAATGGTACCGTCTACAGTTGAAGCAGGTAAGAAGGACTTACAAATCAATTATACCAACTGTATTCACTGTAAGACTTGTGATATTAAGTGCCCATTCGAAAACATCGAGTGGACCGTTCCTGAAGGGGGCGGTGGACCACAATATCGCGAAACATAG
- a CDS encoding KOW motif domain-containing protein: MKLKIKKGATVQVITGSDKGKKGSVMAVDVKNMKIQVQGVKVQTHYDKKDGLLKKEGFIDYSNVKLVEAATKEKKTSKKATKSKSA, encoded by the coding sequence ATGAAATTGAAAATCAAAAAAGGCGCAACTGTACAAGTTATCACTGGATCTGACAAAGGTAAGAAGGGTTCAGTAATGGCTGTTGACGTTAAAAACATGAAAATCCAAGTTCAAGGTGTGAAAGTACAAACACACTATGACAAAAAAGACGGTCTTTTGAAAAAAGAAGGCTTCATCGACTACTCAAATGTGAAGTTGGTAGAAGCTGCTACTAAAGAGAAAAAGACTTCTAAAAAAGCTACTAAGTCTAAATCAGCTTAG
- a CDS encoding YihY/virulence factor BrkB family protein: MNLKQRFSNFVDQMGKHEVFILSASIAYTTGLALAPFVLILLSLAALFGDQTREKIFTGFSDVVGKQASGSIQMIVENAERNPTGTGISGVIGFIVLLISASAIFSQLRYALDKINEHKAGEKEQGIMGFVKDRFFSMGLLLGFVFLAIASMLLTTVLTVAFPEQQGWIWQTVAFVVSFVVFSFLFTAIYRFVPSDRMVWKRCAIAGVTSAIFFVIGKTLIGLYLGTAGLEKSYGAAGSIVVFLAWVYYTALTLLVSYEFANWMILGATPVLAKDQEAPKKEKTPPPPRTRPRSPDLSM, from the coding sequence GTGAACTTAAAACAACGGTTTTCAAATTTTGTTGATCAAATGGGAAAGCATGAGGTCTTTATTCTGTCGGCTTCGATTGCTTATACGACGGGCTTGGCACTGGCTCCGTTCGTGCTGATCCTCTTATCGCTGGCAGCGCTTTTTGGTGATCAAACTCGTGAAAAAATCTTTACGGGATTTTCTGATGTTGTCGGCAAACAAGCGAGCGGTTCGATTCAAATGATTGTTGAAAATGCAGAACGCAATCCTACCGGAACGGGGATTTCTGGTGTCATCGGATTTATTGTGCTTTTAATTTCAGCTTCCGCCATTTTTTCGCAACTTCGTTATGCTCTGGATAAAATCAACGAACACAAAGCCGGCGAAAAAGAGCAAGGCATTATGGGTTTTGTGAAAGATCGTTTTTTCTCTATGGGATTGTTGCTGGGTTTCGTGTTTTTAGCGATTGCTTCAATGCTTCTGACAACTGTATTGACTGTAGCTTTTCCTGAACAGCAGGGGTGGATCTGGCAAACTGTGGCTTTCGTTGTAAGCTTCGTGGTTTTCAGCTTTCTTTTTACCGCGATCTACCGTTTTGTGCCTTCCGACAGAATGGTATGGAAAAGGTGTGCGATTGCCGGGGTCACCAGCGCGATTTTTTTCGTAATCGGAAAGACCCTCATAGGTCTTTATCTGGGAACGGCAGGCCTTGAAAAGTCCTATGGCGCTGCGGGTTCCATCGTCGTGTTTTTAGCTTGGGTTTATTATACCGCTTTAACATTGCTGGTTAGCTATGAGTTCGCCAACTGGATGATTTTAGGGGCAACCCCGGTCTTAGCTAAAGATCAAGAAGCGCCTAAGAAAGAAAAGACGCCACCGCCACCGCGCACTCGTCCTCGCAGTCCTGATCTCAGTATGTAA
- a CDS encoding zf-TFIIB domain-containing protein, which yields MKCPHCKDKDLVMSERKGVEIDYCPECRGIWLDKGELDKILDRSQEEEEKRAQPSQEAFMPNANPGYGHKPYKRRKSFFEELFD from the coding sequence ATGAAATGCCCTCACTGTAAAGATAAAGATCTGGTCATGAGTGAAAGAAAAGGTGTGGAAATCGATTACTGTCCTGAATGCCGTGGTATCTGGTTAGATAAAGGCGAGCTTGATAAAATTCTAGATAGATCCCAAGAAGAAGAAGAAAAACGTGCACAGCCTTCACAAGAGGCTTTCATGCCAAATGCAAACCCTGGTTACGGTCACAAACCTTATAAACGAAGAAAATCTTTCTTTGAAGAACTCTTTGATTAA